A region of uncultured Carboxylicivirga sp. DNA encodes the following proteins:
- a CDS encoding DUF4747 family protein, translated as MTYEDNVNLSFKVLNIKLISARETSTEVYSELIERMFSKGRMINLGKYVGIMDSFAKREQVDDVFYFGDVVKAKKAEESYKKNEDDVLVPVVTEEQFYNDPQWAKFIFVPKAHRFAFIETEKVDINWFKKFVRKSFESLLSDDEKIELSVKTSETFVTDFLQGQSLRKVKIRMSVSNSDSFNSPLMQAIEANMKATHTQQYDITAISDKKDSINLMENDILNPLAGIALDNGDISAWDQENHTPKPTVTTKESPQVYEIQTTSSNFIKDIYLKILGIFRPEETSDEDSDLIEE; from the coding sequence ATGACTTACGAAGACAATGTGAATTTAAGTTTCAAGGTGTTAAATATAAAGCTTATATCAGCTAGAGAGACATCGACAGAAGTATATTCCGAACTAATAGAGCGGATGTTTTCCAAAGGAAGAATGATTAATCTTGGTAAATATGTTGGAATTATGGACTCATTTGCCAAAAGAGAGCAAGTTGATGATGTTTTTTATTTTGGAGATGTTGTAAAAGCTAAGAAAGCTGAAGAAAGTTATAAAAAAAATGAAGATGATGTTTTAGTTCCTGTAGTTACAGAAGAACAATTTTATAATGATCCTCAATGGGCAAAATTCATTTTTGTACCCAAAGCTCATAGATTTGCATTTATTGAAACAGAAAAGGTAGATATTAATTGGTTTAAAAAATTTGTTAGGAAGAGTTTTGAAAGCTTACTTTCAGATGATGAGAAAATTGAGTTGTCAGTAAAGACATCAGAAACATTTGTGACAGATTTTCTTCAAGGTCAGTCATTAAGAAAGGTTAAAATTAGAATGTCAGTGTCTAATAGTGATTCTTTCAATTCTCCACTGATGCAAGCTATTGAAGCAAATATGAAGGCGACACATACACAACAGTATGATATAACCGCAATTAGTGATAAGAAAGATAGTATTAATTTGATGGAGAATGATATTTTAAATCCTCTTGCTGGAATTGCACTAGACAATGGGGATATTTCAGCTTGGGATCAAGAGAATCATACTCCAAAACCTACAGTTACTACAAAGGAGAGTCCTCAAGTGTATGAAATACAAACGACTAGTTCTAATTTTATTAAAGATATTTATTTGAAAATATTAGGTATTTTTAGGCCGGAAGAGACATCCGATGAAGATAGTGACCTAATAGAAGAATAA
- a CDS encoding site-specific integrase — protein MNLIFWAVKNKTNKKNEIPIYCRITIGGERAEFSTGIKCKESEWDNKKYRIKGQSEYAINANRKFDQLSQKLTSIYYELLFNNDIEPSANEVKSLLDVKRKKILYFVDLLYEYAWELHKMYCNYDRLKLHERFIDAIKKTLLISGDSHIRLTKCDTLFFDKLVFNLVNKQGYSVGYAKKLTRYIKASFRFGFNRRYLEQNFAENYKFPYREEREFVYLDEWEVDKITNYQFSEALQRTADLFCVQCYTGLAYVDLKNLNTSHLVRDNDGSMWINITRQKVKTAECVIPVIKRVFNILKKYDFKLPVVSNQKYNDALKKIASEVGINKRLTSHVGRKTYGTLLLNKDVPIETVSKLLGHSDIYVTQKHYAKVLHMKVAKDVRAVLI, from the coding sequence ATGAACTTGATTTTTTGGGCTGTCAAAAACAAGACAAACAAAAAAAACGAGATTCCTATATATTGTCGTATAACAATAGGTGGGGAACGTGCCGAATTTTCAACTGGGATAAAGTGTAAAGAATCAGAATGGGACAACAAAAAGTACAGAATTAAAGGGCAGAGTGAATATGCTATCAATGCAAATCGAAAGTTTGACCAACTTAGCCAAAAACTAACCAGTATATACTATGAACTTCTTTTCAATAATGATATAGAACCATCAGCCAATGAGGTGAAATCATTATTAGATGTTAAGAGAAAGAAGATCTTATATTTTGTTGATCTACTTTATGAATATGCCTGGGAACTGCACAAAATGTATTGTAATTACGACAGACTAAAGCTGCACGAACGTTTTATTGACGCTATAAAAAAAACTTTACTTATATCGGGAGATTCACATATCCGACTAACTAAATGTGATACTCTATTCTTTGATAAATTAGTTTTTAACCTGGTTAACAAACAAGGTTATTCAGTAGGCTATGCGAAGAAACTGACACGGTATATAAAAGCTTCTTTTCGATTTGGCTTTAACCGAAGATACCTGGAGCAAAACTTTGCAGAGAATTATAAATTTCCATATCGGGAAGAAAGAGAATTTGTTTACCTGGATGAATGGGAAGTTGACAAGATCACAAACTATCAATTTTCTGAAGCTTTACAACGTACTGCCGACTTGTTTTGTGTGCAATGTTATACCGGCCTGGCATATGTTGATTTAAAAAACCTCAATACTTCGCACCTTGTTAGAGATAACGATGGGTCGATGTGGATTAATATCACCAGGCAAAAAGTTAAAACGGCAGAATGCGTAATACCTGTTATAAAAAGGGTATTTAATATACTAAAAAAGTACGATTTTAAATTGCCGGTGGTAAGTAATCAAAAGTATAATGATGCGCTTAAAAAGATAGCTAGTGAAGTAGGTATTAATAAGCGTTTAACCTCTCATGTTGGCCGTAAAACTTATGGAACATTGCTTTTGAATAAAGACGTACCTATTGAGACCGTTAGTAAACTGTTAGGGCATTCTGATATCTATGTCACACAAAAACACTATGCAAAAGTACTGCATATGAAAGTGGCTAAAGATGTTAGAGCCGTGTTAATCTAA
- the folB gene encoding dihydroneopterin aldolase — METNNTIGLIELEEMEFYAYHGCYEQEQVVGNRFLVNIAIQTDCSVAADSDSINDALNYVSVYQLTKEQIMQNSHLLEHLTKRIINSIKSSFPQIISLKVKVSKMNPPMGGQMKCVSLTMKG; from the coding sequence ATGGAGACTAACAACACAATTGGGTTGATTGAACTTGAGGAGATGGAGTTTTATGCTTATCATGGATGTTATGAGCAGGAGCAGGTAGTTGGTAACCGATTTTTAGTGAATATAGCTATTCAAACAGACTGCTCTGTAGCAGCTGATTCGGATAGTATTAATGATGCCTTGAATTACGTGTCAGTTTACCAGTTGACGAAAGAACAGATCATGCAGAATTCACATTTATTGGAACATCTGACAAAACGTATCATCAATAGTATAAAATCATCTTTTCCTCAGATAATCAGTTTGAAAGTGAAAGTTTCAAAAATGAATCCACCGATGGGTGGACAAATGAAGTGTGTTAGTCTTACAATGAAAGGATAA
- a CDS encoding glutamine--tRNA ligase/YqeY domain fusion protein, whose protein sequence is MNILEDIAMESNEKIKTNFIHQEIDKDLSENKNGGAVLTRFPPEPNGYLHIGHAKSICLNFGLGKYYKGGTNLRFDDTNPVKEETEYVESIKDDVNWLGFQWNNDPKFSSDYFEQLYDWAVLLIKNGKAYVDDQSAEEIAEQKGTPTVPGLESPNRNRSVEVNLDLFERMRKGEFKNGERVLRAKIDMASPNMHMRDPLMYRIIHANHHRTGDKWCIYPMYDYAHGQGDFIEGISHSICTLEFEVHRPLYEWFLNSILEALPEKPATIPRQIEFARLNLNYTVMSKRKLLQLVNEKYVAGWDDPRMPTISGLRRRGYTPESIRRFADEIGVAKRENVIDVALLEHCIREDLNIRAPRVYAVMDPVKVVITNYPEGQVEWMDAINNPEDEAMGSRKLPFSREIYIEREDFMENAPKKFFRMDVGREVRLKNAYIVMCEGITKDADGNITEIQCTYDPDTKSGMEGSKRKVKGTLHWVSIEHAKKVQVKQYDRLFMDEAPDGHKDKDFLEFLNPDSLSVINECYIEPNYMDAGSNFADGIERYQFQRLGYFCIDKDSTESNVIFNRTVTLKDSWSKANK, encoded by the coding sequence ATGAACATTCTTGAAGACATTGCGATGGAGTCAAACGAAAAAATAAAAACTAATTTTATTCATCAGGAGATTGATAAGGATTTAAGCGAAAATAAAAACGGCGGAGCTGTATTAACTCGCTTTCCTCCTGAACCTAATGGATACTTACATATTGGTCATGCTAAATCAATCTGCCTTAATTTTGGACTAGGTAAATATTACAAAGGTGGTACTAACCTTCGTTTTGATGACACTAACCCGGTGAAAGAAGAAACCGAATATGTTGAGTCGATCAAAGACGATGTAAACTGGTTAGGCTTTCAATGGAATAATGACCCTAAATTTTCGTCAGATTATTTTGAGCAATTATATGACTGGGCTGTTCTTTTGATCAAGAATGGCAAAGCGTATGTTGATGACCAAAGCGCAGAGGAAATTGCTGAACAGAAAGGCACTCCTACTGTACCGGGACTTGAAAGTCCAAACAGAAATCGCAGTGTAGAAGTAAACCTGGATCTGTTTGAACGTATGCGAAAAGGTGAGTTCAAAAACGGAGAACGTGTTCTGCGAGCTAAAATTGACATGGCTTCACCTAACATGCACATGCGCGATCCTTTGATGTATCGTATCATTCATGCCAATCATCATAGAACCGGAGACAAGTGGTGTATATACCCAATGTATGACTATGCACATGGACAAGGTGACTTCATAGAAGGAATTTCACATAGTATCTGCACACTTGAGTTTGAAGTTCACCGCCCATTATACGAATGGTTTTTGAATTCTATTCTGGAGGCTTTACCAGAAAAACCGGCCACAATTCCTCGTCAGATTGAGTTCGCTCGTTTGAATTTGAATTATACGGTGATGAGTAAACGAAAACTCCTGCAATTGGTAAATGAAAAATATGTTGCAGGCTGGGACGATCCGCGGATGCCAACAATTTCCGGTTTGCGCAGAAGAGGTTATACTCCGGAATCCATTCGTCGTTTTGCTGACGAAATAGGTGTAGCGAAACGAGAAAATGTGATTGACGTGGCTTTGCTTGAACATTGTATTCGCGAAGATCTAAATATTAGAGCACCACGTGTTTATGCTGTAATGGATCCGGTAAAAGTGGTAATCACAAATTACCCTGAAGGTCAGGTTGAGTGGATGGACGCCATCAACAATCCTGAGGATGAAGCAATGGGCTCTCGCAAACTACCTTTCAGTCGTGAAATTTACATTGAAAGAGAAGATTTTATGGAGAATGCTCCTAAAAAGTTCTTTCGTATGGACGTAGGTCGTGAAGTTCGTTTGAAAAATGCATATATCGTAATGTGCGAAGGGATCACTAAAGATGCTGATGGCAACATTACAGAGATACAATGCACCTACGACCCTGATACGAAAAGTGGAATGGAAGGAAGTAAGCGTAAAGTAAAAGGCACATTGCACTGGGTTAGTATTGAACATGCCAAAAAAGTTCAAGTTAAACAATACGATCGTTTATTTATGGATGAAGCACCGGATGGACATAAGGACAAAGATTTCCTTGAATTCCTTAATCCGGATTCTCTTTCCGTTATCAACGAATGCTACATTGAGCCTAACTATATGGATGCCGGTTCTAACTTTGCCGATGGTATTGAACGTTACCAGTTCCAACGTTTAGGTTATTTCTGTATTGATAAAGACTCAACAGAAAGCAATGTGATCTTCAACCGAACGGTTACATTAAAAGACTCCTGGAGTAAAGCAAATAAGTAA
- the gltX gene encoding glutamate--tRNA ligase — protein MTAQKVRVRFAPSPTGPLHIGGVRTALFNYLFAKKHGGDFILRIEDTDSTRFVEGAEEYINESLEWLGLTVDEGVQQGGQYGPYRQSERREIYKKYADQLVETGWAYYAFDTTEELDKLRAEAEAEKKTFAYDMHSRLQLKNSLALSDDEVKHRIEAGEPWVIRFKMPEDTLVETNDMVRGAVKFNTNTLDDKVLYKSVDQLPTYHLANIVDDHLMEISHVIRGEEWLPSVPLHIMLYRALNWEETMPQFAHLPLILKPTGKGKLSKRDGDKGGFPVFPLDWEMEDGIAPGYRESGYFPEAVNNLLALLGWNPGTEQELFDIDELISLFSIERVNKSGARFNPEKAKWFNQQHLMRKPVEELALMFSDDLNERGIAEDIAVIEKVTGMVRERVNFVHELWDQSFFFFESPVEYDEKVVKKRWKGDVPAFMAELATELEKVNEWVADDIKACISSKIEEKGLGFGLVMNAFRLALVGGGFGPDLMEIAEVIGKDQTIARVKKACESIEA, from the coding sequence ATGACAGCTCAGAAAGTAAGAGTGCGATTTGCACCAAGTCCAACCGGACCGTTACATATCGGAGGAGTAAGAACAGCTCTTTTTAATTACCTGTTTGCTAAAAAGCATGGAGGAGATTTTATTTTACGGATTGAGGATACTGATTCGACCCGTTTTGTGGAAGGAGCCGAGGAGTATATCAATGAGAGTTTGGAATGGTTGGGTTTAACGGTTGACGAAGGTGTTCAACAAGGAGGCCAATATGGACCTTATCGCCAGAGTGAGCGTCGTGAGATTTATAAAAAATATGCTGATCAGTTGGTAGAGACCGGTTGGGCTTATTACGCTTTTGATACTACAGAGGAACTTGATAAGCTGCGTGCTGAAGCAGAAGCAGAGAAAAAAACTTTTGCTTACGATATGCATTCTCGTTTGCAATTAAAAAATTCGTTGGCTTTGTCTGATGATGAGGTAAAACATCGCATTGAAGCAGGAGAACCTTGGGTAATCCGTTTTAAAATGCCGGAAGATACCTTGGTTGAGACTAATGATATGGTAAGAGGTGCTGTTAAATTTAATACCAATACTCTTGATGATAAAGTTCTTTATAAGAGTGTGGATCAGTTGCCTACTTATCACCTGGCAAATATTGTTGATGATCACTTAATGGAGATTAGCCATGTAATTCGTGGAGAAGAGTGGTTGCCATCAGTGCCATTACATATTATGCTATACAGGGCTTTGAATTGGGAAGAAACTATGCCTCAGTTTGCTCATCTTCCATTGATTTTAAAACCTACCGGAAAGGGTAAGTTATCGAAACGCGATGGAGATAAAGGTGGATTTCCTGTTTTTCCATTGGATTGGGAAATGGAAGATGGAATCGCTCCGGGCTATCGCGAAAGTGGATACTTTCCTGAAGCAGTTAATAATTTACTGGCCTTGTTGGGGTGGAATCCGGGAACTGAGCAGGAATTATTCGATATCGATGAACTGATTTCTTTATTTTCAATAGAAAGAGTCAATAAGTCGGGGGCTCGTTTTAATCCAGAAAAAGCAAAGTGGTTTAATCAGCAACACTTGATGAGAAAACCTGTTGAAGAGCTGGCACTGATGTTTAGTGATGATTTAAATGAAAGAGGTATTGCTGAAGATATTGCGGTAATTGAAAAAGTTACAGGTATGGTTCGCGAGCGCGTAAATTTTGTTCATGAGCTTTGGGATCAGTCATTTTTCTTCTTTGAATCACCGGTAGAGTATGATGAGAAGGTGGTGAAGAAACGCTGGAAGGGCGATGTGCCTGCTTTTATGGCTGAATTAGCAACCGAACTTGAAAAAGTGAACGAATGGGTGGCTGATGATATAAAGGCATGTATTTCTTCTAAAATTGAAGAAAAAGGTCTGGGATTTGGTTTGGTGATGAATGCGTTTCGTCTGGCTTTGGTTGGTGGCGGTTTTGGCCCTGATCTGATGGAGATAGCTGAGGTTATTGGTAAAGACCAAACCATTGCACGTGTTAAAAAGGCATGTGAATCAATAGAAGCTTAA